Proteins from one Streptomyces sp. NBC_00289 genomic window:
- a CDS encoding cyclopropane-fatty-acyl-phospholipid synthase family protein, producing the protein MTDNTPTGTPIDASSTPTPSKSSDDELASRLTHPRHPRSNRYDARWTIENQMGPHALWLLEWLAPALGLDRLRPGARVLDLGCGRAMTSVFLAREYGVQVTAADLWVKPEENAVRIAEAGLADRVLPVFAEAHDLPFGEGTFDAIVSVDAYQYFGTADLYLPTLTRLLKPGGRIGVVVPSLREEQAGDEPPEHLKPFWDPGFWAFHSPAWWRRHWTRGGAVEVEAADWQPDGWKDWLLWSEVCAEESPSEFMAGMARESVELMRADRGRSLGFARVVGRRL; encoded by the coding sequence ATGACCGACAACACACCGACCGGTACACCGATTGACGCGTCGAGCACACCGACGCCGTCGAAGAGCTCGGACGACGAGCTCGCCAGCCGTCTGACGCACCCCCGCCACCCGCGCAGCAACCGCTACGACGCCCGCTGGACCATCGAGAACCAGATGGGCCCGCACGCGCTGTGGCTGCTGGAGTGGCTGGCCCCCGCTCTCGGCCTGGACCGCCTGCGCCCCGGCGCGCGGGTGCTCGACCTGGGCTGCGGGCGCGCCATGACCTCCGTGTTCCTCGCCCGGGAGTACGGCGTCCAGGTCACCGCCGCCGACCTGTGGGTCAAGCCGGAGGAGAACGCGGTACGGATCGCCGAGGCGGGCCTCGCCGACCGTGTCCTGCCCGTGTTCGCCGAGGCACACGACCTGCCCTTCGGCGAGGGCACCTTCGACGCGATCGTCTCCGTCGACGCGTACCAGTACTTCGGTACGGCCGACCTGTATCTGCCCACACTGACCCGGCTGTTGAAGCCCGGCGGGCGGATCGGTGTCGTCGTGCCCTCGCTGCGGGAGGAGCAGGCCGGGGACGAGCCGCCGGAGCACCTCAAGCCGTTCTGGGACCCGGGCTTCTGGGCCTTCCACTCCCCCGCATGGTGGCGGCGCCACTGGACGCGCGGCGGGGCCGTCGAGGTCGAGGCCGCCGACTGGCAGCCGGACGGCTGGAAGGACTGGCTGCTGTGGAGCGAGGTGTGCGCCGAGGAGAGCCCCAGCGAGTTCATGGCGGGCATGGCCCGTGAGTCGGTGGAGCTGATGCGCGCCGACCGGGGCCGTTCGCTGGGCTTCGCGCGGGTGGTCGGCCGCCGCCTCTGA